DNA from Mesorhizobium loti R88b:
GCGGCGATATCGCGTTCGGCACCGGTGTAGGCACAGGCAGTGGCAACGCCTCCCGGCACGATGCGCGTGACGGTCCTGTTCAGCACGATCTCGACGCCGAGCCCGGCCAGCCGGCGGTGGATGGCGCCCTGCTCCAGCGTGTTGCGGGTCCAGTCGGACACATAGGCGGAGGGTGTCACCAGCGTCACCGTCGCGCCCTGGCGCGCCATCAGCTCAGCCAGAACGCCGCCCATGTAGTAGTGGTCGTCGTCGAACAGCACGACGTTGCCGGTCGGCACAGTGCCACCCATCAAATCGTCCGGCGTGTAGAGCGGCATAGCCGGGTCGACCGGCATCGGCACGACATGCGCGCGCGCCACGCCGTCGCGGCGCCATGTCGAGCCGGTGGCGATGGCGACGTTTTGAAAGCCGAAGGCCAGGATGTCCTGCGCGGACAGTCGGCTTTCGAAATAGACGTCGACATTCGGCATCTGGCTGAGCTGGTACTGGCGATAGTCGCGCACGCGCCCCCAGGCAGACAGCCCCGGCAGGCGGCACTCGCGCGCGACACGGCCGCCGAGTTCGGTGCCGGCCTCGGCGATGGCCACCTGATAGCCGCGCAGGCCGAGCGCGCGCGCGGCCTCCAGCCCGGCAGGGCCGGCGCCGACGATCAGCACGCTGTCGCTGTCGCCCTTGGCCTGCATGCGTTCGGGATGCCAGCCCTTGCGCCACTCTTCCATGAAGGTCGGGTTCTGCGTGCAGCGCGAGATCGACATGGTCATGTCGCCGGTGATGCAGATGTTGCAGCCGATGCATTCGCGGATATCCTCGATCCGCCCCTCCTCCACCTTCTTCGGCAGAAAGGGATCGGCGATCGACGGGCGCGCGCAGCCGATGAAATCAAGCGTGCCGGACTTGATCATCCTGACCATCACATCCGGCGAGGTGAAGCGCCCGACACCGACGACCGGCTTCGAGGTCAGCTTCTTGATACCGGATACCAGGCTTTCCTGCGCGCCCTCCTCCTTGAACCGCGATGGCCCCGAACAATCTTCCCAGGCGCCATGCGCCAGGTCCCAGAGGTCGGGCAGTTCGGCATGCATCTCGATCATGTCGCGCACTTCGGAATTGGCAAAGCCAAGCTCGCCGATCATCTCGTCCAGCGACAGCCGCAGCGTCAGGCCGCAGGTGTCGCCAATGGCGTCGCGCCCCTCTTCGATCAGCTCACGCATCAGCCGTGAGCGGTTTTCCAGCGAGCCGCCATATTCGTCGCTGCGCTGGTTGGTGGCGGTGGACAGGAAGTGCTGGATGATGCCGAAGCCATGCGCGCCGTAGAGGCAGACCAGGTCGAAACCCGCCTGCCTGGCACGTTTGAAGGCATTGCGGTGCCAGCGGCGCAGGTCGCGTATATCCTCCCTGTCCATGGCGCGGGCCTGCACCGGATCGTTGGTGAAGGTGCGGATGGGCAAGGCCGACGGCCCGCGCGGCACCTCCTTGGTGTAGAGGTTCGGGCCATTGATGCCGGAATAGGCGAGCTGGATGCCGGCCAGCGCGCCATGCTGATGCATGGCCTTGGCCATTTTCGCCAGCGCCGGGATGTCAGCGTCGTCCCACAGCCGGAGCTCTATGAAGGGCGTGATCTCCGAGGTGTGGTGCATCTCCGTCTGTTCGGTGAAGATGACGCCCCAACCGCCCTCCGACTTCACGCGACGCATCTCGGCCGCGGCCGACGGATCGCGGTAGCCGCCGCCATTGCAATGCGGGACCTGATAAAAGCGGTTCTTGGCGGTCACCGGGCCGATCTTCACAGGCTCGAACAGAATATCGTAGCGTGGATCACGCATGGGATTTGCCTTCCTGCCAGCGTCGCCTTGCAGCATGCCCGATCATGGTTTCGAGCCCCGCGCAAGCCGGCCAGCCCAGTGGGTTGATGCCGTGAACCTACTCATAAGTTGCGGCACGCGCTGGAAAACTACAGATTTCTTCTGTGCCGATTAGGGCGCGCCTAATCGAGCCTACTGGGTTAGAATCCGGTGACTCCCGGCTGAGCCAAATGCGACTTCATGGCCAATGCCACGCGATGCTAGATAATGCGCACGGCCAAAGAGACATGAGACGCATGGACAGCATCCGTATCCTTGAAAAGCTGATCGCCTTTCCGACTGTGAGCCGCGACTCCAATCTCGACCTCATCTTGTATGTGGCGGAGATGCTGGACGCGCATGGCGTTGCCAGCCAGATCATTCGAAGCGAGGATGGCGACAAGGCCAACCTCCTTGCCACCATCGGACCGGCCGATGCTTCCGGCATCATGCTGTCCGGCCACACCGACGTCGTTCCCATCGACGGGCAGAACTGGACGCTGCCGCCCTTCGGGATGACCGGGCGCGACGGCAAACTTTACGGACGCGGCGCGGCCGACATGAAGGGCTTCGTTGCCTGTGCGCTGGCGGCATGTCTCACGGCTTCGAAAATGACACTGCGGACGCCGTTGCACCTGGCACTCTCCTACGATGAGGAGGTCGGTTGCATTGGCGTGCGCAGCCTGATCGACATGCTGCAGGCAGCCCCGCAACGGCCGTTGCTGTGTATCGTCGGCGAGCCGACCGGCATGCAGGTGGCGACGGGGCACAAGGGCAAGCTTGCTGCACGCGCGCTTTGCAGGGGACGCGAAGGCCATTCGGCGCTGGCGCCGCTGGCGCTCAACGCCATCCATCTCGGCTGCGATTTCGTTGCCGCCTTGCGCCGCGAGCAGGACCGGCTGGCGCGCGATGGCGCGCGCGACGGCGACTACGACATCGCCTACACCACCGTCCATGTCGGCAAGATCAACGCCGGCGTGGCGCTGAACATCGTGCCGAACCTCTGCCAGGTCGACTTCGAAATCCGCAACGTCGCGGCCGACAACCCGCACGAGATTCTCGACCGCCTCCGCGCCGAGGCCAAGCGCATTGCCGTTGAAGCCTCGGCCATCGCGCCCGAGGCGGCGATCGACATCGACATCACCAACGCCTATCCCGGCCTGGATACGCCGGCCAGTTCGCAAGCCGTGGCTTTCGTCAAATCGCTGACCGGCGCCAACGACACCATCAAGGTTGCCTTCGGCACCGAAGGCGGCCTTTTCAGCCGCGATCTCGGCACGCCGACGGTCGTGTGCGGACCGGGGTCGATGGCGCAAGGGCATAGGCCGGACGAATTCGTCAGCGTCGAGCAGATGCGCCGTTGCGATGACATGCTGCAAGAATTGATCAAGCGGCTTGCCGACCAGAGCTTCACTAATAGCGGCTTGCTTTAGCCGACTGCTCGTTCGGCGCCGAACACGCCTTGCTCGACCACGAAATGCCGGCAATGGTCGATGAACGCCTGGACGGTTTGCGTGCGATGATCGGAGTTGGGCAAGGCGACGCCCATGGTCAGGGGCCGCAAGTCGCCATCCAGCGGCACAAAGACAAGCGGCTTGCCATCCGGCGCCAGCGTGTTGAGCGGGCGCATATTGGCGATGCCGTAGCCGAAGCCGTTGGCCACCATCGAGCGCATCACCGCGATGTCGCCGGTGCGCTCGGCAATGTTGGGCCGGATGCCGCGCTGGTGGAACGCCGACAAGAAATATTCGCGGCTATACGGCAGGTCGAGCAGCACCATCGGCTCGTCGGCCAGTTCCTCCGTGGTGATCGACGCCTTGCCCGCAAAGCGATGTCCCGCCGGCAGCATGACATAGGCCGGCACCAGCATCAGCGGCTCGAAGGTCATGTCCTGCGACAATTCGAGATCGTATGTCAGGGCAAGGTCGATTTCGCCACGCTGCAGCATCTCAAGCAATTGCCCCTGATTGCGCTCGAACTGCCGCACCCGCACATCGGGATAGGCGCGCTCGAACCGCATGCGCAAAGCCGGCAGGACAATCTGCGCGAACGTCAGCAGGCAGCCGACGGCCAGCGGGCCGCGCACCTTCTCGGCAAAGTCGCCGGCGACATCATGCAAGGCGTCGGCATCGTTGAGCAGCCGCGCGGCTTCCTTGAGGAAGACGCGGCCGCCGGCCGTCAGCGAGAGACCGTGCGAATGCTTGCGGACAAAAAGCTGGACGCCGAACTCGGTTTCCAGCTGCGCGATGGAGGCCGAAATCGATGGCGGCGAGACATTGACCTGTTCGGCCGCCTTGGCGATGGAGCCGGCTTCGCCCACGGCGACGAAATATTCCAGCTGTCTGAGCGTGAAGCGTAGCGGCATGGCTGGCTATGTTGCCGGTTTGGCTGCTGCGATCAAGCCTTGGCGCCCATCAGTACTTGATCCATGTCGTTTTCAGCGCGGTGTATTTGTCGAGCGCATGCAGCGACAGGTCGCGGCCGAAGCCGGATTGCTTGAAGCCGCCGAACGGGGTCATCGGGCTCAGCGCGTCAACCGTGTTGACGGAAACCGTGCCGGCATGGAGCCGGCCGGCGATGCGGTGCGCACGCGACAGGCTGTCGGTCCACAGCGATGCGGCCAGCCCGTATGGGCTGTCATTGGCAATACGGATCGCTTCCGCCTCGTCATCGAAGGCGATGACCGACAGCACCGGCCCAAAAATCTCGTCGCGGGCAATCGGATCGGCGGGCGCGACATCGTCAAAGATGGTGGGCTGGATAAAGCTGCCGCGGCCGTTGACGGTGACCAGATCGCCGCCGGCAACCAGGCGCGCGGTTTTCTTGCCGGCCTGGACAAACCGCATGACATTGGTCGCGTGGCGGGCATCGACCATCGCGCCCATTTTCGAAGCCGGATCGAGCGGATCGCCGGGTTGGGTGGCCGCCGCACGCTGAACCAATTTCTCGACCAGAGCATCCTTGATGCCGCGTTGGACGAGCAGACGCGAATTGGCGGAGCAGACTTCGCCCTGGTTGAAGAAGATGCCGAAGGCCGCCATGTCGGCCGCCGCATCGAGATCCCTGCAATCGGCAAAGACAAGGTTGGGGCTCTTGCCGCCGGTTTCCAGCCAGACCTGCTTCATGTTCGACTGACCGGAATACTGCAGGAACATCTTGCCGACGGCGGTCGAACCGGTGAAGGCAAGGCAATCCACATCCATATGGCGGCCAAGCGCCTGGCCGGCGGTTTCGCCGAGGCCCGGCACCACATTGAGCACGCCGGCAGGCAGGCCCGCTTCCATGGCCAGTTCCGCCAGCCGGAGCGCCGACAAGGGCGACTGCTCGGCGGGTTTCAGCACCACCGAATTGCCCGCCGCCAGTGCGGGCGCGCATTTCCAGGTCGCCATGTCGAGCGGGAAATTCCACGGCACCACAGCGCCGACCACGCCAAGCGGCTCGCGCCGCACCAACACCAGATCGCCTTCGCCGGTCGGCGCCACCTCGCCGTAGATCTTGTCGATGGCTTCGCCATACCATTGGAAGATCGCTGCCGAGCCGGGAACGTCGACCGAAGTGGCGTCGCTGACCAGCTTGCCCATGTCGAGCGATTCAAGCAGCGCCAGTTCATGCAGGTTTTCGCGCAGCAACCGTGCCAGCCGCAGCAGCACCTCCTTGCGGTGCCCCGGACTGGTGCGTGACCAGACGCCGTCGTTGAAGCTGCGCCGTGCAGCGGCAACCGCCAGATCGATGTCTTCTTCGCCACAGGACGCCACGTCGGCCAGCGTCTCGCCGGTTGCCGGGTTGACGCAGGCGAAGGTCCGGCCGGACCGCGCCGCAACCGGCTTGCCGTCGATGAACGCCTTGTCGCGAAAACGGACCGCCGACGCCCTGCCGATCCAGTCCTTGTGGCTGAGTTCGCTCATCGCAGGTGACCCCTGGCCGTGTCTTGACTATTCATCGCCCGGCACGCCGTAGCTCGGCGCAGCGGATGGGTTTATCGCGCGGGTCACATAGGCATCGAGCTGTGGCTTGTAGAGTTCCCAGAGGCTCGCCAGTTGCTCGATCGGGCAGTCGTCGGTCCAGTCGCAGCGCAAATCGGCGACCGGCCAGGCGACCTCGCGCACCAGCTTCATGCCGGCGGAATGGACAGGGCCGGCTTCGCCGCCCGCTTTGAGCGCGGCGCGCATGGTCGCAATGAGGCGGTCGCCTAGATGCCCCTCCGACGCCAGGAAGGCTTCGACCATGGCCTGCGGCACGCCGTCATGGGCCAGCATGTTGCCGCCGCAAGCGACGTTTTCCGCGCGTGCTTCCGCCCAGATGCCCAGCGCCCTGGGTCCCGAATGGATCGCGGTCGCCCCGGTGGCATCGACGGCCAGCACCTGCCGGTATTCGGGATAGGCGCCGGTGCGCTTCAGGATGGCGATTGCCTCGGCGGCCGAAGCGCCGCGAGCCAGCAATTCGAGGCCCCGCAGCCCAAGTGTCGGATCGGTGACGTTCTGGCTGGCAATGGCGCCGACGCCGGCCTGTGCATAGGCACAGCGCGCCGCCACCGCGGGCGACGAGGAGGATACCGCGACCCCGAACATGCCGGTGCGGCTGCAGCGCGCGACGATGGAGAAGGTCATGCCATCAATCCGGAATTACGGCGGTGCCGTCGATCTCGACCAACCAGTCCGGCCGCGCCAGGGCCTGCACGACGAGGCCGGTCGAAACGGGGTGCACGCCTTTGATGTACTCGCCCATGGTGCGGTAGACCGCCTCGCGATGGCGCACGTCGGTGATGTAGACCACCACCTTGACCAGATGTTCCATGGTGCCGCCGCATTCCTCGATCAGCTGGCGGATGTTCTGCATCACCTTGTGCGTCTGCTCGGCCGGGTCATGGCTGCCGATATTCTTGGCGGTATCGAGGTCCTGCGGACACTGGCCACGCAGATAGACGGTTCTGCCGCCCCGCGTAACGACGGCCTGACACAGATCGTTGTCGAGTTTCTGCTCCGGATAGGTGTCCTTGGTGTTGAACTTGCGAATTCTTGTATGGGCCATCGTGATCTCCGTCGGATCGGCTCGAGGTCTGGGCTTCCGTTGCAGCTGCTGTTGGCTATGCCGCCTGGGTCTCGCGTCTAGCGGACGCGTGGTAAGCCAGATACTTGCGTTGCGTGGAAATGTGGTCGGCTACATGCTGGGCGTCGTGCCAGACGCCCCAGATGAAGCTGGATCCCCTGCGTGACTGCCACGGCAGCCCGAGGAAATAGATTCCGGGCTCGGTCGAAACGCCGCGCTGATGCCTCGGCTTGCCCTTTTCGTCGAACACATCAACGCCGAGCCAGCTGTAATCGACGGTAAATCCCGTTGCCCAGATGATCGAACCTATTCCCGCCTTTGCCAGATCCAACTGGAGGATGGGATTTGCCATGCATTGCGGGTCCGGCCCGATCTTGCGGGCGTCGGGCTCTTCCGGAAGGTCGAGGCCGT
Protein-coding regions in this window:
- a CDS encoding LysR family transcriptional regulator; protein product: MPLRFTLRQLEYFVAVGEAGSIAKAAEQVNVSPPSISASIAQLETEFGVQLFVRKHSHGLSLTAGGRVFLKEAARLLNDADALHDVAGDFAEKVRGPLAVGCLLTFAQIVLPALRMRFERAYPDVRVRQFERNQGQLLEMLQRGEIDLALTYDLELSQDMTFEPLMLVPAYVMLPAGHRFAGKASITTEELADEPMVLLDLPYSREYFLSAFHQRGIRPNIAERTGDIAVMRSMVANGFGYGIANMRPLNTLAPDGKPLVFVPLDGDLRPLTMGVALPNSDHRTQTVQAFIDHCRHFVVEQGVFGAERAVG
- a CDS encoding aldehyde dehydrogenase; translated protein: MSELSHKDWIGRASAVRFRDKAFIDGKPVAARSGRTFACVNPATGETLADVASCGEEDIDLAVAAARRSFNDGVWSRTSPGHRKEVLLRLARLLRENLHELALLESLDMGKLVSDATSVDVPGSAAIFQWYGEAIDKIYGEVAPTGEGDLVLVRREPLGVVGAVVPWNFPLDMATWKCAPALAAGNSVVLKPAEQSPLSALRLAELAMEAGLPAGVLNVVPGLGETAGQALGRHMDVDCLAFTGSTAVGKMFLQYSGQSNMKQVWLETGGKSPNLVFADCRDLDAAADMAAFGIFFNQGEVCSANSRLLVQRGIKDALVEKLVQRAAATQPGDPLDPASKMGAMVDARHATNVMRFVQAGKKTARLVAGGDLVTVNGRGSFIQPTIFDDVAPADPIARDEIFGPVLSVIAFDDEAEAIRIANDSPYGLAASLWTDSLSRAHRIAGRLHAGTVSVNTVDALSPMTPFGGFKQSGFGRDLSLHALDKYTALKTTWIKY
- a CDS encoding DUF1028 domain-containing protein, whose product is MTFSIVARCSRTGMFGVAVSSSSPAVAARCAYAQAGVGAIASQNVTDPTLGLRGLELLARGASAAEAIAILKRTGAYPEYRQVLAVDATGATAIHSGPRALGIWAEARAENVACGGNMLAHDGVPQAMVEAFLASEGHLGDRLIATMRAALKAGGEAGPVHSAGMKLVREVAWPVADLRCDWTDDCPIEQLASLWELYKPQLDAYVTRAINPSAAPSYGVPGDE
- a CDS encoding RidA family protein, which produces MAHTRIRKFNTKDTYPEQKLDNDLCQAVVTRGGRTVYLRGQCPQDLDTAKNIGSHDPAEQTHKVMQNIRQLIEECGGTMEHLVKVVVYITDVRHREAVYRTMGEYIKGVHPVSTGLVVQALARPDWLVEIDGTAVIPD
- a CDS encoding NAD(P)-binding protein gives rise to the protein MRDPRYDILFEPVKIGPVTAKNRFYQVPHCNGGGYRDPSAAAEMRRVKSEGGWGVIFTEQTEMHHTSEITPFIELRLWDDADIPALAKMAKAMHQHGALAGIQLAYSGINGPNLYTKEVPRGPSALPIRTFTNDPVQARAMDREDIRDLRRWHRNAFKRARQAGFDLVCLYGAHGFGIIQHFLSTATNQRSDEYGGSLENRSRLMRELIEEGRDAIGDTCGLTLRLSLDEMIGELGFANSEVRDMIEMHAELPDLWDLAHGAWEDCSGPSRFKEEGAQESLVSGIKKLTSKPVVGVGRFTSPDVMVRMIKSGTLDFIGCARPSIADPFLPKKVEEGRIEDIRECIGCNICITGDMTMSISRCTQNPTFMEEWRKGWHPERMQAKGDSDSVLIVGAGPAGLEAARALGLRGYQVAIAEAGTELGGRVARECRLPGLSAWGRVRDYRQYQLSQMPNVDVYFESRLSAQDILAFGFQNVAIATGSTWRRDGVARAHVVPMPVDPAMPLYTPDDLMGGTVPTGNVVLFDDDHYYMGGVLAELMARQGATVTLVTPSAYVSDWTRNTLEQGAIHRRLAGLGVEIVLNRTVTRIVPGGVATACAYTGAERDIAADAVVLVTSRQQDDGVWTELKARRDEWADSGIRSIKVIGDAEAPGPIAWATYAGHRFARELDELDIGDALPFRREVTALAAQ
- the argE gene encoding acetylornithine deacetylase, whose translation is MDSIRILEKLIAFPTVSRDSNLDLILYVAEMLDAHGVASQIIRSEDGDKANLLATIGPADASGIMLSGHTDVVPIDGQNWTLPPFGMTGRDGKLYGRGAADMKGFVACALAACLTASKMTLRTPLHLALSYDEEVGCIGVRSLIDMLQAAPQRPLLCIVGEPTGMQVATGHKGKLAARALCRGREGHSALAPLALNAIHLGCDFVAALRREQDRLARDGARDGDYDIAYTTVHVGKINAGVALNIVPNLCQVDFEIRNVAADNPHEILDRLRAEAKRIAVEASAIAPEAAIDIDITNAYPGLDTPASSQAVAFVKSLTGANDTIKVAFGTEGGLFSRDLGTPTVVCGPGSMAQGHRPDEFVSVEQMRRCDDMLQELIKRLADQSFTNSGLL